DNA sequence from the Verrucomicrobiota bacterium genome:
GACATGACGACCAATCAAGCACTACTACTCTCAATCCGTCCGCATTTTGTGGATTTGATTTTTTCAGGGACGAAGACGGTCGAGCTTTGGCGGGTGAAACCACGCGTCAAGGCCGGAGACTTGGTGGTTGTTTATGCATCAGGCGCGACGAAGGGAATGGTTGGAGCATTTGAAGTTGCTGGGGTAATCGCAGCGGCTCCGAATTCAATTTGGCGAAAGTTCAACGGAGGAAGCGGGCTGACAAAGCGAGAGTTCGACACTTATTTTGCCGGGGCGTCTGTCGGTTACGCGATTCGCATTGGGAAGCGGTGGAAAATTCAGGAACCTGTCCCTCTCAAAACTCTCCGTAAACGCCGCACGGGATTTCGACCTCCGCAAAGCTATCACTCCTGGAAATTGGATGAGTTGCTCCGAATCGGAGGAGAAGCGTTCTCGTCGCACGTGAGAAATTGCTCTCCACTTTCCGCATCGCATCG
Encoded proteins:
- a CDS encoding ASCH domain-containing protein produces the protein MASMDRVTKQRRESEALSPDMTTNQALLLSIRPHFVDLIFSGTKTVELWRVKPRVKAGDLVVVYASGATKGMVGAFEVAGVIAAAPNSIWRKFNGGSGLTKREFDTYFAGASVGYAIRIGKRWKIQEPVPLKTLRKRRTGFRPPQSYHSWKLDELLRIGGEAFSSHVRNCSPLSASHRN